One window of Candidatus Hydrogenedentota bacterium genomic DNA carries:
- a CDS encoding sigma-70 family RNA polymerase sigma factor, whose protein sequence is MGPPGCGPGLPERARAELGNPPLTGGNRLVQRSKEFEEQVLEHMDMLHAVALRLTRNSADAEDLTQNTLVKALRFHEKFKEGTYIKAWLLTILRNTFINEYRKRSRTPLSVELTGTEAAEPAALPTGEQDRLHNMMELLDDEVRLAVEELPDDFRNAVIMADLEEKSYKEIADFMGCPIGTVMSRLYRGRKILREKLSGYAHNVRLAGKSDEH, encoded by the coding sequence ATGGGGCCGCCAGGGTGTGGGCCGGGTTTACCGGAACGGGCCAGGGCGGAGCTTGGGAATCCCCCCTTGACCGGTGGAAATCGTTTGGTGCAGCGCTCAAAAGAATTCGAAGAGCAAGTGTTGGAGCATATGGACATGCTCCACGCCGTCGCGCTGCGATTGACCCGAAATTCCGCCGATGCCGAAGACTTGACCCAGAATACCCTTGTTAAGGCGCTTCGATTTCATGAAAAGTTCAAGGAAGGGACCTACATCAAGGCGTGGCTCCTGACCATTCTCCGGAATACCTTCATCAACGAGTACCGCAAGCGCTCCCGCACCCCCCTCTCGGTAGAACTGACCGGCACCGAAGCCGCCGAGCCCGCCGCCCTGCCCACCGGTGAGCAGGATCGCCTCCACAACATGATGGAACTCCTGGACGACGAGGTCCGCCTGGCGGTGGAGGAATTGCCGGACGATTTCCGGAATGCCGTCATCATGGCCGATCTGGAAGAGAAGTCGTACAAGGAGATCGCCGATTTTATGGGCTGTCCCATCGGCACGGTGATGTCGCGCCTTTATCGCGGCCGCAAGATTTTGCGGGAAAAGCTTTCGGGCTATGCCCACAACGTGCGCCTGGCCGGGAAATCCGACGAGCACTGA
- the recG gene encoding ATP-dependent DNA helicase RecG has product MTLAPRTLDSPISVLPGAGPKRVEQLQGIGIVTLRDLLYHFPRTYQDRRTITPIARAAKGETVTIQARVASAKNIRMRAGGSMAVVTLEDESGTIKATFFGRGYLATSTLRPGVTGVFFGVVEEYQGLALKGPEYEIIEDDGSSGTHTGRIVPIYRLTEKLTQRLLRGWIQDVLSLADGGLPETLPDTVREAEGLGALTDCLREVHFPPSLEAAESARARLVFESLLIIQLGVLRKRSQRRVASGISHTINGRLLKALHGQLPFRLTDAQDRCISEIVRDLAEPRPMVRLIQGDVGCGKTVVAAHAVAAALDGGYQVAFMAPTELLAEQQYQNFLRLFEPLDVRVELLTGSLRGAGVVRRGIAAGAVQLVVGTQALFQQKTEFARLGLVIIDEQHRFGVQQREALAAKGASPDLLHMTATPIPRSLAMTLYGGMDLSVIESLPPGRSPVKTRYITENKALDCYAYLARQAERGFQSFVVCPLVEASELRQDSIAVEEHFADLSQGPLAGVRTGFLHGRLDPGDKDAIMKRFAAGEIDVLFSTTVIEVGIDVPNATTMVIENASQFGLTQLHQLRGRVGRGHEQSYCFLMGKPATPEGRERIRIFCETSSGFDLAEADLRLRGPGEVTGYRQAGFDDPHAAVWATDGRLLDRTRRRAEAILAEDPNLEQAGWARLRGRILAMEDLAL; this is encoded by the coding sequence ATGACCCTTGCTCCCCGAACCCTCGACAGTCCGATTTCCGTCCTGCCCGGCGCGGGGCCCAAACGCGTGGAGCAACTTCAGGGGATCGGTATCGTCACCCTGCGCGATCTGCTGTATCATTTTCCACGCACCTACCAGGACCGGCGAACGATCACGCCCATCGCCCGTGCCGCAAAAGGGGAGACGGTAACTATTCAGGCGCGCGTCGCGTCGGCGAAGAATATCCGCATGCGCGCCGGCGGTTCCATGGCCGTCGTGACTCTGGAGGACGAGTCGGGGACGATTAAAGCCACTTTTTTTGGGCGAGGCTACCTGGCCACTTCGACCCTGCGCCCCGGAGTGACCGGGGTATTCTTCGGCGTCGTCGAGGAATACCAGGGCCTCGCGCTGAAGGGGCCCGAGTATGAAATCATCGAGGACGACGGGAGTTCCGGCACGCACACGGGGCGGATTGTGCCCATTTATCGACTCACCGAGAAGCTTACCCAGCGGCTCCTGCGCGGTTGGATTCAAGATGTGCTATCCCTGGCCGACGGCGGCCTGCCCGAGACCCTGCCCGACACCGTGCGCGAAGCGGAGGGCCTGGGCGCGCTGACCGACTGCCTTCGCGAAGTACACTTTCCCCCCTCCCTGGAGGCGGCGGAATCCGCCCGGGCCCGGCTGGTTTTCGAGTCGCTGCTGATCATCCAGCTTGGGGTGCTGCGCAAGCGAAGCCAGCGGCGGGTCGCGTCGGGAATCTCTCACACGATTAACGGCAGACTCCTTAAGGCCCTGCACGGCCAACTTCCCTTCAGGCTAACCGACGCGCAGGACCGCTGTATTTCCGAGATTGTTCGCGACCTGGCCGAGCCCAGGCCCATGGTGCGTCTCATCCAGGGCGATGTGGGGTGTGGGAAAACGGTGGTGGCCGCCCACGCCGTGGCCGCCGCCCTCGATGGCGGCTACCAGGTCGCCTTCATGGCGCCGACCGAATTGTTGGCCGAACAGCAGTACCAGAATTTTCTGAGGCTCTTTGAACCGTTGGACGTGCGGGTCGAACTGCTCACCGGCTCACTTCGCGGTGCGGGTGTCGTCCGCCGAGGCATCGCCGCCGGCGCGGTCCAATTGGTAGTGGGAACCCAGGCCCTGTTTCAACAGAAGACGGAATTCGCACGACTCGGGCTCGTTATCATCGACGAGCAACACCGCTTCGGGGTGCAGCAGCGCGAGGCCCTCGCGGCCAAGGGCGCCAGCCCCGACTTGCTCCACATGACCGCCACGCCCATACCCCGCAGTCTCGCCATGACCCTTTATGGCGGCATGGACCTCTCCGTCATCGAGAGTCTGCCTCCCGGGCGCAGCCCCGTCAAAACGCGCTATATAACAGAGAACAAAGCGCTGGACTGCTATGCCTACCTCGCCCGGCAGGCCGAGCGGGGTTTCCAGAGTTTCGTCGTTTGCCCTCTGGTCGAAGCTTCGGAACTGCGCCAGGATAGTATAGCGGTTGAAGAGCACTTTGCGGATCTCTCCCAGGGTCCGCTGGCGGGCGTTCGGACCGGTTTTCTTCACGGGCGCCTGGACCCAGGCGATAAGGACGCCATCATGAAGCGCTTTGCCGCCGGGGAGATCGACGTACTCTTCAGTACCACGGTCATCGAAGTGGGCATCGACGTGCCCAACGCCACCACCATGGTCATCGAGAACGCCTCACAATTCGGCTTGACCCAGCTCCACCAGTTGCGTGGCCGGGTCGGGCGCGGCCACGAACAGTCGTATTGTTTTCTGATGGGCAAACCCGCCACGCCGGAGGGACGGGAACGAATCCGCATCTTTTGTGAAACCAGTAGCGGTTTTGACCTGGCCGAGGCCGACCTCCGGCTTCGCGGCCCCGGCGAAGTGACCGGGTATCGGCAGGCGGGGTTCGACGATCCCCATGCCGCCGTCTGGGCCACCGATGGCCGCCTGCTGGATCGAACCCGGCGCCGTGCCGAGGCCATTCTGGCCGAGGATCCGAACTTGGAGCAGGCGGGTTGGGCGCGCCTGCGGGGTCGAATTCTGGCGATGGAAGATTTGGCCCTGTAG